Genomic window (Alteromonas pelagimontana):
TATCTGAAAAATGAAGATTAAGTAAAATCGTCATTCATGCTGGGAAGTATTATTAAATATTTCTTTTGTTGACCGTAAGGTTTCGCTTAATGGAAAAGGCAGCTATCGAACTAAAAGCTACTGTTGGAAGTAATATTAATTCATCTTGAGGTGTGCCCACTCAGCGCGAGAACTTTTCAACTTTTGACAAGCCAGTGTTGTGAAGGTTTGGTGGTGCTAAACCGAACGCAGCTGGCGCAGCTCAAAAGCTGAAAAAGCCGTGCCCTGCTGGCCGCGCTCACAGGAAGATAGAGGAAATAAGTAGAAAGATAAAATCAGGACGCTAAAACCGTGGGAGAGCTATTGTTCTTTGAAAGACAGCTAGCAGCGAGAAAGTTTCACGCCAGCGCAAATGAATAATTTGCCAGTCTTATACGGCCCCAAGCCGCTCGTTTTGCGGTTAGTAGAAAAGAAGTTTGACCATCACACAGGATGTATAAGAGAAGATTTTCCGCTCAGATAGATAATAATGCTGTACATATTGACGCTATTTGGTAGTTTTCCATGTGATCCTCGACAAACAGCAAGTACTATCCATGTAGAACAGAGAGTTTTCCTCTGCACCAAGTTGCTTTATAGCAAAATTCCCAAGTATGCTTATTTATTTGCCAACAAGGACCTTACCGTGGCCGCAGCCAATTTACTTGCCTTAATTGATGATATCGCTACTCTTCTTGATGATATTTCTGTTATGTCTAAGGTCGCCGCAAAAAAGACTGCGGGGGTACTGGGAGATGATCTCGCGCTAAACGCCAATCAGGTTAGTGGAGTGCGGGCAGAACGTGAACTGCCGGTTGTGTGGGCGGTGGCAAAGGGCTCATTGCTAAACAAGGTTATTATTGTTCCTGCCGCACTGCTAATTAGCGCCTTTGTACCCGTTCTTGTAATTATTCTCCTGGTAATGGGGGGACTTTATTTATGTTTTGAAGGCTCGGAAAAAGTACTGCACCGGCTATTTTTTCGTCCTAGTGAGGAAGACCGAGAAGCACGTCTTCGCCAGTTAGCAGACGAAAACGTGGACTTGGTTGCACTTGAGAAGGAAAAGATTAAAGGAGCCATTCGCACCGATTTTATTCTTTCTGCTGAAATCGTGGTCATTGCATTAGGTAGTGTGCAGGAAGCCAATTTTATCACTCAGGTGGGCGTGCTATGTGCCCTTAGCGTACTGATAACCGCTGGTGTTTATGGCTTAGTGGCGGGTATCGTAAAAATAGATGACTTAGGCAATTACCTGTTGAAGAAGTCCCTCAGCGGAAATTGGAATGTCTTACAGCGAAACTTAGGGAGAGGCTTATTAATTTCGGCTCCCATTTTGATGAAAGCACTTTCATTGATTGGAACCATCGCCATGTTCTTAGTAGGAGGTGGTATTCTCACCCACAATATCCCTCAATTACATCATCTTTCCGAGATGGCAAGTAAAGCAATACCTGCCTTAGGTCCCGTTACCCCCGTTTTAGTTGACGGGTTAATAGGGTTTATCGCTGGCGCATTAATAGTTGGCGTTATCACCGTCATAGAAAAATTGCGAAAATAGCTATCGCAATGCAATAACGGCAAACGCCTTTTTAAGACAGTTGGTGAATTTCACTAACTGTTTTAAAAAACTCACCACAATTTGGTTTCACTCATCCTCCAGATAACTCCCGCCTGTAAAAAGTAAAATAAAAATCGTTATATTTCAAAATCTTATATTTTATTTTCTGATTGGCACAACTATCGCTTTAGTGTGAACGACTTAAGAGATACCTGCCACGCAGTCATTACCAGTGCAGTGTCTAATTACCATTATATCAGGAGGATTTATGTTTACTTTTCGTCGTGTACTCACCGCTTTTACCCTAACTGGGATTATGACTGCTAACGCTGTAGCTGCTGAAAACTCAACCCAGGCTCCTTTACAACGTGCTATAGATGCTTTTGTCACTCACGCTGGGCAACTAACCAAGCAAGAGTTATCAACTCAGGTAACGTATGAGGTGTTGACGGCCAGCCATCAGTTTGAACCAGATATCCAACCAAAAGAAATGGTCGCTAAAATTACTGTTCGTAATGTCAAAAAAGAGAATGTGACGGTGCGAACTGAGAATGATGACGTGTAAGGACAGAACCATGATTCATTCCGGCGCACTGTTGCTTATTGTTATTGGTCCAATAGCGGCTTACTTGGTTGGAGCCATGTTGTTTAGCGGCGTACGAATGCTCGTGCACCGCTTGTGTTAATCCCACTCCCTGGGACCTATTCCCCGGAAAATCGGAATAACGTTACGAAGTTCGCGACTAAGCCTTATACTAATCCACCTTAATGTGTGCTCACTCAGCGCGAGAATTTTTCAACTTTTGACAAGCCAATTTCGTGAAGGTTTAGTGGCGCTAAATCGAACGCAATTGGCGCAGCTCAAAAGCTGAAAAAGCCGCGCCCGCAGGGAGATAGAGGATTCCATCTACCCTGCGTTACATTGGTTCGAAAGGCCTGGGCATTCCTTCACCAATGCGCCTTGATTAGATGGAATTCTCTATCTCTGAGCTGATCACACATCAAGGGGGATTAGTATTAATTACAGCTATTTTCCTGGCGTTGTTCTGATTTTCCGGGGCTTTTTTTGTTGCTTTAAGAACCAAATAAGCGCTCCCACCATCCCTTTTCCTCTTCAGGAGCCTGCACTGGCTTGCCGGCACAATCCTGGCTGGGGGGCGGCAATACATCCAGTATAGCAGGCACACTCATACTATTAGGACAACCCGGGATGCTGACCGCACCTGTGGCGGCATCAAAATGAGCTATCCCCAAGCCTTGGGGAAAACGTCGCGATAACGATTTTGGTTGTTGCAACTTCTGATAATTAACGTAAACAGGCAACGCCCCCCCGGCACCAGTAAGATTAACAGGTTCGTTATTATCGTTCCCCACCCACACCGTAATAACGTTATTGCGATCAAAGCCGGTAAACCAACTATCTCTGTAATCGTCTGTCGTTCCGGTTTTACCTGCCATATTGATATTGGGAAAAGCTTTACCAACTCGTTTCGCAGTGCCTTCCATCGTCACCTTATATAGCGCGTAATTTAATAAATAGGTCGCGGCTTCATCTACTCGCTGAGAATAAAATTCGGCCTGTCGCCAGAGCAAACGGTTGTTCGCCGAAACTACAGCGGTCACGGTGTGAAGCGGAACGTACCTTCCGTTATTAGAAATAGTCTGGTACATCTGATTAATTTCCACAGGCGCCATTGACATAGCGCCTAACGTGAGCGCTGGCACGCGATCCACAGTAGTACTAACGCCAAGGCGGCTGATAGTATCAGCCACATTGTCCAGACCCACTTGCATCCCGAGATTAACAGTTGGCACATTAAGCGATTCTGTCAGTGCAGTAATAAGCGGCACCTGCCCCTGAAATTTTTTATTAGAATTGAGCGGCGACCACAGTTTTCCGCCTTTGCTTTTTAACGTGATAGGTTTATCTTCTAGCGGTGAAGCTAAGTTAAATTCTGCCGGATTTTCCAGAGCGGTAAGATATACCGCCGGTTTTATCAAGGATCCCACCTGCCGATGCGCATCTAGCGCCCGGTTAAAACCTTTGTAACCCGTATTACGGCCGCCCACAATGGCGCGAATTTCGCCGCTGGTAATATCGGTAACAAGCATGGCGGATTCTAGCTGCGCACTGCGATCTGCCTGCAGACCTTCTAGCGTTTCACGCACTGCTTTTTCTGCCCGGCGCTGAGCGTAAATATCCAACGTAGTGAAAACTTTTACGCCGGAATCGCGCAAAGAGGGATCAGCAAGAATATCGGTGAGTTCTCGCCGCACTTTCTCCATGAAAGCTGGATGTTTGCCGCTTGCCAGACTATCCCCGGAGGCTAAACCTAATGGCATATTGACGTATTGTTCGTATTGATTCCTGTCAATTTCGTTGGCATCAAACATCACACGCAACACCAGATTCCGGCGTTCCAGCACCCGCTCGGGATGGCTGCGGGGATTATAATAAGAAGGGCCTTTAATCATTGCCACCAATGTCGCCATTTCGGCCGCGTTTAATTCATTTGCGGGCCGATCAAAATAGAAGTAACTCGCTAGCCCGAAGCCATGTACAGCCATATCACCGTTTTGACCCAAAAAGACTTCGTTGAGATAAGCCTGCAGAATTTCCGACTTGCTGTAGCGTGCGTCAATGATTATTGCCATCAACGCTTCTTTCATTTTGCGAGTGATAGCCTTTTCCCGTGAAAGATAGAGGTTCTTCACCAATTGCTGGGTTAATGTACTGCCTCCTTGCACGGTTCTACCTGCTTTAATATTGGCAACCAGCGCGCGCAGGATAGAAAGTGGTGAAACACCAAAATGGCTATAGAAGTTTTTGTCTTCAACCAACGTCAACATGTTGGGTAACATTTCTGGAACGTTTTCAAGTTGCACCAGCATCCGGTCTTCGCGGCTGCTACTGACTAACCGTGTCACCAACCACGGTTCCAGCCTTACTGTTCCTACATTTTGCTGAGCATTGATATCTTCAATACTGACAATTTTTGAGCTTTGCCAATTAATTTTTAATTTTCGAACAGGTTCGAATCCGTCAGCGAAATTAAACGCCCTGCGCATTACCGTAAGCGTGTTGGTTTGATAAGTGTACTCACCACTACTGTCAGCGCGGTTTACCTTCCGATAACCCAGCAGTTGTAATTCTTCCAGCACTTCTTTAGGTGTAATTTCCTGCTGCTTACTTAATGTTAAGGGACGTGCGAAGATCTGGGCCGGAACCTCCCATTTGTTTCCGTTGAAGGTATGCTGGATCTGCGCATCAAGATAAATCATATAGCCAATGAGCACCACGATGCCGACGAACGTCAGTTTGAAGAACAGCCCAAGCCAACTAATGCGCTTTTTTTTCGCTTGCGTTTGTTTTTTAGCCACTTATCATGCCATGATGGGAAAACACAGCGTGAATTCTGCTGGTTTAAGCGCACAATTACCAGTGTAATTACCCAATTCTTCTATGCCCGTTTCAGCGAGGAAACACCGATGAAAATTTCCGTAGACGTTGATATATCACCCAAAGAAGCCCGCGAACTGATGGGATGGCCGGATATGAGCAAGCTTTACGAAACCAGCATTTCCACACTTTCAGAGCAGATGCAAAACGGCAACACAGACGCAATGATGTCAATGCTAAAGCCGTATCTTGATGGTAGCCAGCAAGCTTTCTCGTTCTATCAAAAAATGTTCGAGGGATTAGCCTCAACAGGTACTGCAAAAAAATAACTGTGGAGGTGTCTTGTGAAACAGCAAGACGAAGATGATATTCTTGATACGCTAAATAAATACGCACATCAGTTTAATGCCATGGTGCAGGAGGTGTTAAGTCGCCGCAGTGACAGTGCAGATACCGAAGCAATGTTTGATCCGGAAAAACTCCATTCTATGTTGGCGGGCAAGGTTGAGGTAAATTCCGCTAAGCTGATACAGAACCAGATGGACTTCATGCGGCAACAAACTGAACTGTGGCAGCAAGCAACGAAGGCAATGCTGGGAGAAAAAGCAGCCGCCGTGGTAAGCGAAGAAAGTAACGATAGGCGATTTTCTCACAGTGACTGGCAGGACAATCCTGTGTTCAGTTATCTTAAACAAGCTTACCTGATTAATTCAAAAATGCTGCAAGGCATGATTGAATCCATGGAATTCAAAGATCCTAAATCGGCTGAGCAAGTCAAATTTTATACCCGCCAATATATCAATTCGGTCTCACCAACGAATTATCTGCTTTCTAATCCCGAAGTGTGTGAAGAAATTCTTAAAACCAAAGGCCAGAATATGGTCAAGGGCATTGAGAATTTCATGCATGATTTAGAACAAAGCCCCCTTGAAGCGTTTAAAATTACGCAAACTGATATGTCTGCCTTTGCGCTGGGGGAAAATTTAGCAACAACGAAAGGTGAAATAATTTACCAGAACCCGTTGATGCAACTGATTCATTACGCGCCAAAAAAAGTAAAGACTTACGCAACGCCGATTTTGTTTGTCCCGCCGTTTATCAATAAATATTACATTCTGGATCTTGATGAGAATAAATCGGTGGTAAACGGGCTGCTTGATCAGGGCCACAGCGTATTCATGATTTCCTGGATTAATCCTGATGCCAGTTTGGCTAAACATGACTTTGTCAGTTATATGCGGCTAGGCCCTTTAGCGGCAATGGATGTTGTCACCCAGATAACCCAACAATCCAAACTGAATATGGTTGGATTTTGTGTAGGCGGAACTTTATTAGGTATGACGGCCGCCTATCTTCGTGCTCAAGGTGATGAGCGAATCGCCTCTCTGACCCTTCTAACCACGTTATTGGATTTTAGCGAGCCTGGTG
Coding sequences:
- a CDS encoding PHA/PHB synthase family protein — protein: MKQQDEDDILDTLNKYAHQFNAMVQEVLSRRSDSADTEAMFDPEKLHSMLAGKVEVNSAKLIQNQMDFMRQQTELWQQATKAMLGEKAAAVVSEESNDRRFSHSDWQDNPVFSYLKQAYLINSKMLQGMIESMEFKDPKSAEQVKFYTRQYINSVSPTNYLLSNPEVCEEILKTKGQNMVKGIENFMHDLEQSPLEAFKITQTDMSAFALGENLATTKGEIIYQNPLMQLIHYAPKKVKTYATPILFVPPFINKYYILDLDENKSVVNGLLDQGHSVFMISWINPDASLAKHDFVSYMRLGPLAAMDVVTQITQQSKLNMVGFCVGGTLLGMTAAYLRAQGDERIASLTLLTTLLDFSEPGEVGNYLTEEALPIMERHAELKGIYDGRILGLSFSMLRENNLFWSYFINNYLKGKDPAPFDILFWNSDATNITAACFKQYIRTTYWEDKLKQPGGIQIDGVPIDLANIDMPVYFLSTLADHIVLWQGAYKGTQLVKGDTRFVLGGSGHLAGVITPPESGKYPHWVNAELPATASEWFDGATKKEGSWWPDWHQWLLSHGKQKTAAVKPGKHKDFPVIEAAPGSYARRQL
- a CDS encoding DUF6489 family protein yields the protein MKISVDVDISPKEARELMGWPDMSKLYETSISTLSEQMQNGNTDAMMSMLKPYLDGSQQAFSFYQKMFEGLASTGTAKK
- the mrcB gene encoding penicillin-binding protein 1B, whose product is MSWLGLFFKLTFVGIVVLIGYMIYLDAQIQHTFNGNKWEVPAQIFARPLTLSKQQEITPKEVLEELQLLGYRKVNRADSSGEYTYQTNTLTVMRRAFNFADGFEPVRKLKINWQSSKIVSIEDINAQQNVGTVRLEPWLVTRLVSSSREDRMLVQLENVPEMLPNMLTLVEDKNFYSHFGVSPLSILRALVANIKAGRTVQGGSTLTQQLVKNLYLSREKAITRKMKEALMAIIIDARYSKSEILQAYLNEVFLGQNGDMAVHGFGLASYFYFDRPANELNAAEMATLVAMIKGPSYYNPRSHPERVLERRNLVLRVMFDANEIDRNQYEQYVNMPLGLASGDSLASGKHPAFMEKVRRELTDILADPSLRDSGVKVFTTLDIYAQRRAEKAVRETLEGLQADRSAQLESAMLVTDITSGEIRAIVGGRNTGYKGFNRALDAHRQVGSLIKPAVYLTALENPAEFNLASPLEDKPITLKSKGGKLWSPLNSNKKFQGQVPLITALTESLNVPTVNLGMQVGLDNVADTISRLGVSTTVDRVPALTLGAMSMAPVEINQMYQTISNNGRYVPLHTVTAVVSANNRLLWRQAEFYSQRVDEAATYLLNYALYKVTMEGTAKRVGKAFPNINMAGKTGTTDDYRDSWFTGFDRNNVITVWVGNDNNEPVNLTGAGGALPVYVNYQKLQQPKSLSRRFPQGLGIAHFDAATGAVSIPGCPNSMSVPAILDVLPPPSQDCAGKPVQAPEEEKGWWERLFGS
- a CDS encoding DUF808 domain-containing protein, producing the protein MAAANLLALIDDIATLLDDISVMSKVAAKKTAGVLGDDLALNANQVSGVRAERELPVVWAVAKGSLLNKVIIVPAALLISAFVPVLVIILLVMGGLYLCFEGSEKVLHRLFFRPSEEDREARLRQLADENVDLVALEKEKIKGAIRTDFILSAEIVVIALGSVQEANFITQVGVLCALSVLITAGVYGLVAGIVKIDDLGNYLLKKSLSGNWNVLQRNLGRGLLISAPILMKALSLIGTIAMFLVGGGILTHNIPQLHHLSEMASKAIPALGPVTPVLVDGLIGFIAGALIVGVITVIEKLRK